In the genome of Lycorma delicatula isolate Av1 chromosome 8, ASM4794821v1, whole genome shotgun sequence, one region contains:
- the LOC142329313 gene encoding uncharacterized protein LOC142329313 isoform X2 — translation MKNADLFKKTLLDQNSNQFQSAATVIDSNMTSNNSCSALLNRITEISERLEKVDSSDTDETQTHANFNHNHQPLRDHQQFDKSHEPCKNEGFLNNSNFEKLYDDENYKRVTELYNQVFPSQKLKCLQYESNYDINQKGVVNDCSKIGCNDQVINKTVKPYNPLTENYCTDPMKCNCVKPTGLGIPQRSGNKMCYSSNKQNLPLYTHGDFIGCSFGDSHRSCNSPVMNCKSSKHDSSQIINKECFNASCRERKQDLIPAGNVTAYNKRCITFNDDRPIYDCVENPGLLYNEKYIESHNQSTNLKFNKNDKCCHPCHFNDNYSNNVESSKEKSRNLSKFKNKCHSCNDDKSESNSSYEEVPSFETTVHSKYKKKKKKVTVDELYKIVKLQNEQINLLQKQIDRLLEQNYNIKERLLEQNYNIKKNAENKQITTQRSDVESPPSKKCSCKIDKSNDKEDKFTAQKFAFSVVQENSKIERQDICDIKSNAKNCTNVSIGVMTSFVEITQKFQGMTIPQQFNGVYDRNQNVDDLDFVNNANGNDRGRKDVFQQRGKKITENSTNRFGQNSNCPAVAEESFTLNEVDLPALPVLVNEHVPSPQCSVHLDIQDYGSTTTCSSSSDGSDDYSDHHHENNTQEKIQSDDNRVGWTLYDNVVEQVNKILLGNASKQAATGGITPTTDDVRMATLQQLKKLGVSFVENDSSAAKKVTFDPVNSPAVDNFGVQDHCQVRHNGAGTNHIKDPTQLNYLSEEQILQAAMNIMNKRKGAVQPASAHPPVPPAYGPNTDLSFATMRYLERYQLLPGQNSRERVYENKQPQTTKFKKHKHHKTSHLMHRQQYNEGLHQQQYNEQRPQNFLSNKILDITALKQQPKLL, via the exons ATGAAAAATGcagatttatttaagaaaacattacTCGATCAAAATTCTAATCAATTTCAATCTGCTGCTACAGTTATCGATTCTAATATGACATCAAACAATAGTTGTTCGGCATTGTTAAATAGAATTACTGAAATATCAGAACGACTAGAAAAAGTTGACAGTAGTGACACTGATGAAACCCAGACTCATGCTAATTTTAATCATAACCATCAACCATTGCGTGATCATCAGCAGTTTGATAAATCTCATGAACCATGCAAAAAtgaaggatttttaaataatagtaactttGAGAAATTATATGATGATGAGAATTATAAACGTGTTACAGAATTATATAATCAAGTGTTTCCATCACAAAAGTTAAAGTGTTTACAATATGAAAGTAATTATGACATTAATCAGAAAGGTGTTGTAAATGATTGTAGTAAAATTGGTTGTAATGATCaggttattaataaaacagttaaacctTATAATcctttaactgaaaattattgtaCTGATCCAATGAAGTGTAATTGTGTTAAACCTACAGGCTTAGGGATTCCCCAAAGAAGTGGTAATAAAATGTGTTACTcctcaaacaaacaaaatttgccTCTTTATACACATGGTGATTTTATTGGCTGTTCATTTGGTGACAGTCATAGATCATGTAATTCACCGGTGATGAATTGTAAAAGTAGTAAACATGATTCTTCTCAAATAATAAACAAGGAATGTTTTAATGCTAGCTGTAGAGAAAGGAAACAAGATTTAATACCGGCAGGAAATGTTACAGCTTACAATAAAAGATGTATTACGTTTAATGATGATAGGCCAATATATGACTGTGTAGAAAATCCCGGGTtattgtataatgaaaaatatatagaaagcCATAATcaatcaacaaatttaaaatttaataaaaatgacaagtGTTGTCATCCATgtcattttaatgataattattctaataacGTGGAAAGTTCAAAAGAAAAATCTCGGAATTTgtctaaattcaaaaataaatgtcattCATGTAACGATGATAAATCTGAAAGTAATTCTTCTTATGAAGAAGTTCCATCTTTTGAAACTACTGtacatagtaaatataaaaaaaagaagaaaaaagttactgtagatgagttatataaaattgttaaattacaaaatgaacaaatcaatttattacaaaaacagatTGATAGATTAttagaacaaaattataatattaaagaaagattattagaacaaaattataatattaaaaaaaatgctgaaaataaacaaataactacaCAAAGATCAGATGTGGAGTCGCCACCTAGTAAAAAATGTTCTTGCAAGATtgataaaagtaatgataaagaGGATAAATTTACAGCTCAAAAATTTGCATTTTCTGTTGttcaagaaaattcaaaaattgaacGGCAAGATATTTGTGATATTAAAAGTAATGCAAAAAATTGTACTAATGTTTCAATAGGTGTAATGACTAGTTTTGTTGAAATCACTCAGAAATTTCAAGGTATGACAATACCTCAACAGTTTAATGGTGTATATGATAGAAATCAAAATGTTGATGACCTCGATTTTGTTAATAATGCCAATGGGAATGATAGAGGAAGAAAAGATGTTTTCCAACAAAGAGGGAAGAAAATCACAGAAAATTCTACAAACAG atttggaCAGAATTCAAATTGTCCTGCAGTTGCTGAAGAATCATTTACATTAAATGAAGTAGATCTACCAGCTTTGCCTGTTTTAGTAAATGAACATGTACCATCACCTCAATGTTCAGTACATTTAGATATACAAGATTATGGTAGTACTACGACTTGTTCATCTTCATCTGATGGTAGTGATGATTATAG tgatCATCATCATGAAAATAACACTCAAGAGAAAATTCAATCTGATGATAACAGAGTAGGATGGACATTGTATGATAATGTAGtg gaacaagtaaataaaatattactcggAAATGCATCAAAACAAGCAGCAACTGGTGGTATAACGCCTACAACTGATGATGTCCGTATGGCCACTTTACAACAATTGAAAAAACTTGGTGTTAGTTTTGTTGAGAATGATTCCTCTGCTGCTAAGAA GGTAACATTTGATCCTGTTAACAGCCCTGCAGTTGATAATTTTGGTGTCCAAGATCATTGTCAAGTTAGACACAATGGTGCGGGGACAAATCATATTAAGGATCCTACACAACTTAATTATCTTAGTGAGGAACAAATTCTTCaag cTGCAATGAATATAATGAATAAGAGGAAAGGTGCAGTTCAACCAGCTAGTGCTCATCCTCCTGTACCTCCAGCATATGGTCCTAATACTGATCTTTCATTTGCAACTATGCGATATTTGGAACGTTACCAGTTGTTACCGGGACAGAATAGTAGag aaagagtttatgaaaataaacaaccccagacaacaaaatttaaaaagcataaacatcataaaacatcTCATTTAATGCACAGACAACAGTATAATGAAGGATTGCACCAGCAGCAGTACAATGAGCAAAGGCCTCAAAATTTTCtgtctaataaaatattagacattACAGCTCTAAAACAGCAACCTaaacttctataa
- the LOC142329313 gene encoding uncharacterized protein LOC142329313 isoform X1 produces the protein MNCGGRLKLFGPRGPPPQPRPMLEGFRVPTVPDLSLISENNEDCIATITGSSLQSSRTASENKISEAILTSTIPVQQEEQKKNEDSYLGWRMKNADLFKKTLLDQNSNQFQSAATVIDSNMTSNNSCSALLNRITEISERLEKVDSSDTDETQTHANFNHNHQPLRDHQQFDKSHEPCKNEGFLNNSNFEKLYDDENYKRVTELYNQVFPSQKLKCLQYESNYDINQKGVVNDCSKIGCNDQVINKTVKPYNPLTENYCTDPMKCNCVKPTGLGIPQRSGNKMCYSSNKQNLPLYTHGDFIGCSFGDSHRSCNSPVMNCKSSKHDSSQIINKECFNASCRERKQDLIPAGNVTAYNKRCITFNDDRPIYDCVENPGLLYNEKYIESHNQSTNLKFNKNDKCCHPCHFNDNYSNNVESSKEKSRNLSKFKNKCHSCNDDKSESNSSYEEVPSFETTVHSKYKKKKKKVTVDELYKIVKLQNEQINLLQKQIDRLLEQNYNIKERLLEQNYNIKKNAENKQITTQRSDVESPPSKKCSCKIDKSNDKEDKFTAQKFAFSVVQENSKIERQDICDIKSNAKNCTNVSIGVMTSFVEITQKFQGMTIPQQFNGVYDRNQNVDDLDFVNNANGNDRGRKDVFQQRGKKITENSTNRFGQNSNCPAVAEESFTLNEVDLPALPVLVNEHVPSPQCSVHLDIQDYGSTTTCSSSSDGSDDYSDHHHENNTQEKIQSDDNRVGWTLYDNVVEQVNKILLGNASKQAATGGITPTTDDVRMATLQQLKKLGVSFVENDSSAAKKVTFDPVNSPAVDNFGVQDHCQVRHNGAGTNHIKDPTQLNYLSEEQILQAAMNIMNKRKGAVQPASAHPPVPPAYGPNTDLSFATMRYLERYQLLPGQNSRERVYENKQPQTTKFKKHKHHKTSHLMHRQQYNEGLHQQQYNEQRPQNFLSNKILDITALKQQPKLL, from the exons ATGAATTGTGGTGGACGACTAAAATTATTTGGACCTAGAGGCCCACCTCCACAACCTAGACCTATGTTAGAG ggttttcGTGTACCTACAGTGCCAGACTTATCCTTaatcagtgaaaataatgaagattgtATAGCGACTATTACTGGTTCTTCACTTCAGTCATCAAGAACcgcatctgaaaataaaatatctgaagcAATTTTAACATCAACTATTCCAGTGCAACAAGAAGAACAGAAAAAGAATGAAGATTCTTATCTTGGATGGCGCATGAAAAATGcagatttatttaagaaaacattacTCGATCAAAATTCTAATCAATTTCAATCTGCTGCTACAGTTATCGATTCTAATATGACATCAAACAATAGTTGTTCGGCATTGTTAAATAGAATTACTGAAATATCAGAACGACTAGAAAAAGTTGACAGTAGTGACACTGATGAAACCCAGACTCATGCTAATTTTAATCATAACCATCAACCATTGCGTGATCATCAGCAGTTTGATAAATCTCATGAACCATGCAAAAAtgaaggatttttaaataatagtaactttGAGAAATTATATGATGATGAGAATTATAAACGTGTTACAGAATTATATAATCAAGTGTTTCCATCACAAAAGTTAAAGTGTTTACAATATGAAAGTAATTATGACATTAATCAGAAAGGTGTTGTAAATGATTGTAGTAAAATTGGTTGTAATGATCaggttattaataaaacagttaaacctTATAATcctttaactgaaaattattgtaCTGATCCAATGAAGTGTAATTGTGTTAAACCTACAGGCTTAGGGATTCCCCAAAGAAGTGGTAATAAAATGTGTTACTcctcaaacaaacaaaatttgccTCTTTATACACATGGTGATTTTATTGGCTGTTCATTTGGTGACAGTCATAGATCATGTAATTCACCGGTGATGAATTGTAAAAGTAGTAAACATGATTCTTCTCAAATAATAAACAAGGAATGTTTTAATGCTAGCTGTAGAGAAAGGAAACAAGATTTAATACCGGCAGGAAATGTTACAGCTTACAATAAAAGATGTATTACGTTTAATGATGATAGGCCAATATATGACTGTGTAGAAAATCCCGGGTtattgtataatgaaaaatatatagaaagcCATAATcaatcaacaaatttaaaatttaataaaaatgacaagtGTTGTCATCCATgtcattttaatgataattattctaataacGTGGAAAGTTCAAAAGAAAAATCTCGGAATTTgtctaaattcaaaaataaatgtcattCATGTAACGATGATAAATCTGAAAGTAATTCTTCTTATGAAGAAGTTCCATCTTTTGAAACTACTGtacatagtaaatataaaaaaaagaagaaaaaagttactgtagatgagttatataaaattgttaaattacaaaatgaacaaatcaatttattacaaaaacagatTGATAGATTAttagaacaaaattataatattaaagaaagattattagaacaaaattataatattaaaaaaaatgctgaaaataaacaaataactacaCAAAGATCAGATGTGGAGTCGCCACCTAGTAAAAAATGTTCTTGCAAGATtgataaaagtaatgataaagaGGATAAATTTACAGCTCAAAAATTTGCATTTTCTGTTGttcaagaaaattcaaaaattgaacGGCAAGATATTTGTGATATTAAAAGTAATGCAAAAAATTGTACTAATGTTTCAATAGGTGTAATGACTAGTTTTGTTGAAATCACTCAGAAATTTCAAGGTATGACAATACCTCAACAGTTTAATGGTGTATATGATAGAAATCAAAATGTTGATGACCTCGATTTTGTTAATAATGCCAATGGGAATGATAGAGGAAGAAAAGATGTTTTCCAACAAAGAGGGAAGAAAATCACAGAAAATTCTACAAACAG atttggaCAGAATTCAAATTGTCCTGCAGTTGCTGAAGAATCATTTACATTAAATGAAGTAGATCTACCAGCTTTGCCTGTTTTAGTAAATGAACATGTACCATCACCTCAATGTTCAGTACATTTAGATATACAAGATTATGGTAGTACTACGACTTGTTCATCTTCATCTGATGGTAGTGATGATTATAG tgatCATCATCATGAAAATAACACTCAAGAGAAAATTCAATCTGATGATAACAGAGTAGGATGGACATTGTATGATAATGTAGtg gaacaagtaaataaaatattactcggAAATGCATCAAAACAAGCAGCAACTGGTGGTATAACGCCTACAACTGATGATGTCCGTATGGCCACTTTACAACAATTGAAAAAACTTGGTGTTAGTTTTGTTGAGAATGATTCCTCTGCTGCTAAGAA GGTAACATTTGATCCTGTTAACAGCCCTGCAGTTGATAATTTTGGTGTCCAAGATCATTGTCAAGTTAGACACAATGGTGCGGGGACAAATCATATTAAGGATCCTACACAACTTAATTATCTTAGTGAGGAACAAATTCTTCaag cTGCAATGAATATAATGAATAAGAGGAAAGGTGCAGTTCAACCAGCTAGTGCTCATCCTCCTGTACCTCCAGCATATGGTCCTAATACTGATCTTTCATTTGCAACTATGCGATATTTGGAACGTTACCAGTTGTTACCGGGACAGAATAGTAGag aaagagtttatgaaaataaacaaccccagacaacaaaatttaaaaagcataaacatcataaaacatcTCATTTAATGCACAGACAACAGTATAATGAAGGATTGCACCAGCAGCAGTACAATGAGCAAAGGCCTCAAAATTTTCtgtctaataaaatattagacattACAGCTCTAAAACAGCAACCTaaacttctataa